In Kitasatospora sp. NBC_00240, the following are encoded in one genomic region:
- a CDS encoding Gfo/Idh/MocA family protein, which produces MTAPTDHRTAPATPTTPPVRWGILATGAIATAFAEDLALLPDARLTAVASRTEESARRFADRHDIPRAYGSWEQLAKDPEVDVVYVATPHAQHHAATALLLAAGKPVLCEKPFTLNLPEAQDLVRLARERGVFLMEAMWTYLDPAVRRLTQLIDDGAIGEVRTVQAEFAFAAEPGTSGRLRDPAAGGGALLDIGVYPLAFAQLLLGTPDSVQAWGRIAPDGVDDNTGILLGHPGGAHAVLSCSIVSDSAQRAEIGGSLGRIEIPRDFYRPDSFVLHRRGHEPEEFRFPREAGHGYRYEAAEVMRCLRAGAVESPLVPLDGTLALMGTLDTVRRRIGLRYPGDRD; this is translated from the coding sequence ATGACCGCCCCCACCGATCACCGCACCGCCCCCGCCACTCCCACCACCCCGCCGGTCCGCTGGGGCATCCTCGCCACCGGCGCCATCGCCACCGCCTTCGCCGAGGACCTCGCCCTGCTCCCGGACGCCCGCCTCACCGCGGTCGCCTCGCGGACCGAGGAGTCCGCCCGACGCTTCGCCGACCGGCACGACATCCCCCGGGCGTACGGCAGTTGGGAGCAGCTGGCCAAGGACCCGGAGGTCGACGTCGTCTACGTCGCCACCCCGCACGCCCAGCACCACGCCGCCACCGCCCTCCTGCTGGCGGCCGGGAAGCCGGTGCTCTGCGAGAAGCCCTTCACCCTCAACCTGCCCGAGGCGCAGGACCTGGTACGCCTGGCGCGCGAGCGCGGGGTCTTCCTGATGGAGGCGATGTGGACCTATCTGGACCCGGCCGTCCGCCGCCTCACCCAGCTGATCGACGACGGCGCGATCGGTGAAGTAAGAACCGTCCAGGCCGAGTTCGCCTTCGCCGCAGAGCCCGGCACGAGCGGGCGGCTGCGCGACCCGGCCGCCGGCGGCGGTGCGCTGCTGGACATCGGGGTCTACCCGCTGGCCTTCGCCCAGTTGCTGCTGGGCACGCCGGACAGCGTCCAGGCCTGGGGGCGGATCGCTCCCGACGGCGTGGACGACAACACCGGCATCCTGCTCGGGCACCCGGGCGGGGCGCACGCCGTCCTGTCCTGCTCGATCGTCTCGGACAGCGCGCAGCGGGCCGAGATCGGCGGCTCGCTGGGTCGGATCGAGATCCCCCGCGACTTCTACCGGCCGGACTCCTTCGTGCTGCACCGCCGCGGGCACGAGCCGGAGGAGTTCCGGTTCCCGCGCGAGGCCGGGCACGGCTACCGGTACGAGGCGGCGGAGGTGATGCGCTGCCTGCGCGCGGGGGCGGTCGAGTCCCCGCTCGTCCCGCTGGACGGCACGCTGGCCCTGATGGGCACCCTGGACACCGTCCGCCGGCGGATCGGCCTGCGCTACCCGGGGGACCGCGACTGA
- a CDS encoding helix-turn-helix domain-containing protein, giving the protein MSVGHTGITTEPVVSCEEHEDCGIRDVLDRIGDKWSVLVVVELAQGMRRFRQLQRAVPGISQRMLTLTVRRLERDGLLTRTVHPTVPPQVEYALTPMGHSLTHLVRALADWSLEHRDAIGVARQEWDAANPGSGIR; this is encoded by the coding sequence ATGTCGGTAGGGCACACCGGGATAACCACCGAGCCCGTGGTCAGCTGCGAGGAGCACGAGGACTGCGGCATCCGCGACGTCCTCGACCGGATCGGCGACAAGTGGTCCGTCCTGGTCGTCGTCGAACTGGCGCAGGGCATGCGGCGCTTCCGCCAGTTGCAGCGCGCCGTCCCGGGCATCTCCCAGCGCATGCTGACGCTCACCGTGCGCAGGCTGGAGCGCGACGGGCTGCTCACCCGTACCGTCCACCCGACCGTTCCGCCCCAGGTCGAGTACGCGCTGACGCCGATGGGGCACAGCCTGACCCACCTGGTCCGGGCGCTCGCCGACTGGTCGCTGGAGCACCGGGATGCCATCGGCGTGGCCCGTCAGGAGTGGGACGCGGCGAACCCCGGGTCCGGGATCCGCTGA
- a CDS encoding AAA family ATPase, with protein MLLWINGPYGGGKTQTAHEIRRRLPGSVVCDPEHVGFGLHRMTPPALRGDFQDFPAWRQGVYEVLDLALGRQDGVVIAPMTVVDPDCFRETVGRLRERGHDVRHFTLLADRETILGRLRERRLGHVVRFAARRGAPFGRESFARSRLDLCLERLRGEEFAEHLETGGRTVAQVADLIAASAGLTLLPNTDGALRGRLRRAWTGVRHIRVR; from the coding sequence ATGCTCCTGTGGATCAACGGCCCTTACGGCGGCGGCAAGACGCAGACGGCGCACGAGATCCGGCGGCGGCTCCCGGGCAGCGTGGTCTGCGACCCCGAACACGTCGGTTTCGGCCTGCACCGGATGACGCCGCCGGCGCTGCGCGGCGACTTCCAGGACTTCCCGGCCTGGCGGCAGGGCGTCTACGAGGTGCTGGACCTGGCGCTCGGCCGGCAGGACGGGGTGGTGATCGCCCCGATGACGGTCGTGGACCCGGACTGCTTCCGGGAGACCGTCGGCCGGCTACGTGAACGCGGCCACGACGTCCGGCACTTCACGCTGCTGGCCGACCGGGAGACGATTCTGGGCCGGCTGCGCGAGCGGCGCCTGGGGCACGTCGTGCGGTTCGCCGCCCGCCGGGGCGCCCCCTTCGGCCGCGAGAGCTTCGCCCGCTCCCGGCTCGATCTGTGCCTGGAGCGGCTGCGCGGGGAGGAGTTCGCCGAGCACCTGGAGACCGGTGGCCGCACGGTCGCGCAGGTCGCGGACCTGATCGCGGCCTCGGCCGGGCTGACCCTGCTCCCGAACACCGACGGCGCGCTGCGCGGGCGGCTGCGCCGGGCCTGGACCGGGGTTCGCCACATCCGGGTCCGCTGA
- a CDS encoding nitroreductase family deazaflavin-dependent oxidoreductase: MSENEPTASPTDWVAEQARRYEESGGTAGTTIQGAPCLLLDHLGRKSGRWRRTVLIYGRDGEDYLVVASLGGADHHPLWYLNLTANPEVRLRVGPERFTATAEVLPAEEKARVWPSLVEVFPPYAGYQKKTDRDIPVIRLRRDTPAGG; the protein is encoded by the coding sequence GTGAGCGAGAACGAGCCGACAGCCAGCCCCACCGACTGGGTCGCCGAACAGGCCCGCCGCTACGAGGAGTCCGGCGGAACGGCCGGCACCACCATCCAGGGCGCGCCCTGCCTGCTGCTGGACCACCTCGGCCGGAAGAGCGGCCGGTGGCGGCGGACGGTGCTGATCTACGGCCGGGACGGCGAGGACTACCTCGTGGTCGCCTCGCTCGGCGGCGCCGACCACCACCCCCTCTGGTACCTGAACCTGACGGCGAACCCGGAGGTCCGGCTCCGGGTCGGCCCCGAACGCTTCACCGCCACGGCCGAGGTGCTCCCGGCCGAGGAGAAGGCGCGGGTATGGCCGAGCCTGGTGGAGGTCTTCCCGCCGTACGCGGGCTACCAGAAGAAGACGGACCGCGACATCCCGGTGATCCGCCTCCGCCGGGACACCCCCGCGGGCGGCTGA
- a CDS encoding CoA transferase has product MTGGGGLPLSGVLVADFGRVLAAPYATMLLADLGADVVKVEHPAGGDDTRAWGPPHAEGEATYFLSVNRNKRSLTLDLRDPADHARAVELVRRADVLFENFRPGTMARHGLGYERAQALNPGLVYCSVSGFGPGPGAALPGYDLLVQAVGGLMSVTGPGPGEPVKTGVALVDVLTGLHAAVGVLAALREREATGEGQHVEVNLLTSLLSSMVNQAAGYTLAGAVPGILGNRHPSIAPYEVFEAADRQLVIAVGNDRQFAALCEGLAAPELARDQRFVTNTDRVAHVAELAATLSALLAGRTAAEWFELLTPLGVPCGPVNDLAGAFGLAESLGLGPRATVAGEHGPLDLVANPIGLSRTPPRYDRRPPRLGEHTEELTAWLDS; this is encoded by the coding sequence ATGACCGGCGGCGGCGGCCTGCCGCTCTCGGGCGTCCTGGTCGCCGACTTCGGCCGGGTACTGGCAGCCCCGTACGCCACCATGCTGCTGGCCGACCTCGGGGCGGACGTCGTCAAGGTCGAGCACCCGGCGGGCGGCGACGACACCCGGGCCTGGGGGCCGCCGCACGCCGAGGGCGAGGCGACGTACTTCCTCTCGGTGAACCGCAACAAGCGCTCGCTGACCCTGGACCTGCGGGATCCCGCCGACCACGCCCGCGCGGTCGAACTCGTGCGCCGCGCAGACGTGTTGTTCGAGAACTTCCGCCCCGGCACGATGGCGCGGCACGGCCTCGGGTACGAACGGGCGCAGGCCCTCAACCCCGGCCTGGTGTACTGCTCGGTGAGCGGGTTCGGGCCCGGCCCGGGTGCCGCTCTGCCCGGGTACGACCTGCTGGTGCAGGCGGTCGGCGGCCTGATGAGCGTCACCGGCCCGGGCCCGGGCGAGCCGGTGAAGACCGGCGTGGCCCTGGTGGACGTGCTCACCGGGCTGCATGCCGCCGTGGGGGTGCTGGCCGCGCTGCGCGAGCGGGAGGCGACCGGCGAGGGCCAGCACGTCGAGGTCAACCTGCTCACCTCGCTGCTGTCGAGCATGGTCAACCAGGCCGCCGGCTACACGCTGGCGGGCGCGGTGCCCGGGATCCTCGGCAACCGGCATCCGTCGATCGCCCCGTACGAGGTGTTCGAGGCCGCCGACCGGCAGCTGGTGATCGCCGTCGGCAACGACCGTCAGTTCGCGGCGCTCTGCGAGGGGCTGGCCGCGCCGGAGCTCGCCCGGGACCAGCGGTTCGTGACCAACACCGACCGGGTCGCGCACGTGGCCGAGCTGGCCGCCACGCTCTCCGCCCTGCTGGCCGGCCGGACCGCCGCCGAGTGGTTCGAACTGCTCACCCCGCTCGGGGTGCCCTGCGGCCCGGTGAACGACCTGGCCGGCGCCTTCGGCCTGGCCGAGTCGCTGGGCCTCGGGCCGCGCGCCACGGTGGCCGGCGAGCACGGCCCGCTGGACCTGGTGGCCAACCCGATCGGCCTCTCCCGCACCCCGCCCCGCTACGACCGGCGGCCACCGCGCCTGGGCGAGCACACCGAGGAGCTCACCGCCTGGCTGGACTCCTGA
- a CDS encoding NAD(P)H-binding protein, with the protein MILLTGATGGLGTLIAERLADRDDVVLGTRAPERVRVQLPVRRLDFDAPETLADAFAGVDVLLLVSAGYGEDDTVIARHGAAVDAAEQAGVRHIVYTSLTGDGDHLPYALPHRWTERRLRGGSADWTILRNGLYAELLGQLAAPAPDGRLTAPLGRGRLAAVARADLADAAATVVREAAAHAGRSYELVGEHAVGGDDLARAYGPGVAYESEPLALARERLTAAGAASFQVPMVLGTCSAVAAGFLDRTGGDLRALLGRAPRSAIEVATGRSR; encoded by the coding sequence TTGATCCTCCTCACCGGCGCCACCGGCGGCCTGGGCACCCTGATCGCCGAGCGGCTGGCCGACCGCGACGACGTCGTCCTCGGCACCCGCGCACCGGAGCGCGTCCGCGTGCAACTGCCCGTACGCCGCCTCGACTTCGACGCCCCCGAAACCCTCGCCGACGCCTTCGCCGGGGTGGACGTCCTGCTGCTGGTCTCCGCCGGGTACGGCGAGGACGACACCGTGATCGCCCGCCACGGGGCCGCCGTCGACGCGGCCGAGCAGGCCGGTGTGCGGCACATCGTCTACACCAGCCTGACCGGCGACGGCGACCACCTGCCCTACGCCCTCCCGCACCGCTGGACCGAGCGCCGGCTGCGGGGCGGCTCCGCGGACTGGACGATCCTGCGCAACGGTCTGTACGCCGAACTGCTGGGACAGCTCGCCGCGCCGGCCCCGGACGGCAGGCTCACCGCCCCGCTGGGCCGGGGCCGGCTGGCCGCGGTGGCCCGCGCCGACCTCGCGGACGCCGCGGCGACGGTCGTCCGCGAGGCGGCCGCGCACGCGGGGCGCTCCTACGAACTGGTCGGCGAGCACGCCGTCGGCGGCGACGACCTCGCCCGCGCCTACGGTCCGGGCGTCGCCTACGAGTCCGAGCCCCTCGCCCTGGCCCGCGAGCGCCTGACCGCCGCCGGCGCCGCATCCTTCCAGGTGCCGATGGTCCTCGGGACCTGCTCCGCCGTCGCGGCCGGCTTCCTGGACCGTACGGGCGGCGATCTCCGCGCTCTGCTCGGGCGGGCGCCCCGCTCCGCGATCGAGGTCGCCACCGGCCGGAGCCGGTAG